In one window of uncultured Acetobacteroides sp. DNA:
- a CDS encoding TPM domain-containing protein, which produces MRVLHTLLFVLVSAFSALGQNLPEKPNPPRMVNDFANMLTPQEQQQLEQKFRAYNDTTSTQIAIVTVPTLDGYDISEYAFALGRKWGIGQKGKNNGILILVKPKAGSEKGKVFIATGYGMEGAITDARSNRLIDEVIIPAFQKKQYYQGLDEATTALIQMARGEYKADKKGAGKEVSPLSSLLVFLIIAIVFGAIAALGRARRNAGSVYSSAGHHASSLPWWLLLMGMGSGFGGGRSSGGWNDFSGGGGSDFGGFGGGDFGGGGAGGDW; this is translated from the coding sequence ATGAGAGTACTACATACGCTGCTATTCGTCTTGGTTTCGGCATTTTCGGCGTTGGGGCAAAACCTACCCGAGAAGCCAAATCCACCTAGGATGGTAAACGACTTTGCCAACATGCTTACCCCTCAGGAGCAGCAGCAGCTGGAGCAGAAGTTCCGGGCCTACAACGACACGACATCTACCCAAATTGCCATTGTAACCGTACCTACCCTTGATGGCTACGACATCAGCGAGTACGCTTTTGCCCTAGGGCGCAAGTGGGGAATCGGACAAAAAGGCAAGAACAACGGCATCCTTATCCTGGTAAAGCCCAAAGCGGGCAGCGAAAAAGGGAAAGTCTTTATTGCTACCGGCTACGGGATGGAAGGTGCAATTACCGATGCCCGAAGCAACAGGCTAATCGACGAGGTGATCATCCCTGCATTTCAGAAGAAGCAGTACTACCAGGGGCTAGACGAAGCCACAACGGCCCTGATCCAGATGGCGAGAGGCGAGTACAAAGCCGACAAGAAGGGGGCAGGAAAAGAGGTTTCGCCATTGTCCTCCCTGCTGGTGTTCCTGATAATCGCCATCGTATTTGGCGCTATTGCGGCGCTGGGGCGTGCCCGAAGAAATGCAGGATCGGTGTACAGCTCGGCGGGGCACCACGCGAGCAGCCTCCCTTGGTGGCTCCTCTTGATGGGCATGGGCAGCGGCTTTGGTGGTGGGCGCAGCTCGGGCGGATGGAACGACTTCAGCGGAGGCGGAGGAAGCGACTTCGGCGGATTTGGCGGCGGCGACTTCGGCGGCGGCGGTGCTGGCGGCGACTGGTAG
- a CDS encoding C4-type zinc ribbon domain-containing protein: MATEKNKALDANELSIEERLRTLYELQVVDSEIDKIITLRGELPLEVQDLEDEIEGLDTRVRNLETEILNLESQIAKKKSDIEISKGLIAKYGEQQDNVRNNREFESLAKEIEFQTLEIELADKRIREFTIQVKEKRRLIEDAKTHMQERAVDLENKRHELDEITSETQKEENDLRDRSEQLQQLIEPRLLYAYKRIRSNARNGLAVATVKRDACGGCFNRIPPQRQLDIKLSKKVIVCEYCGRILVDTSLSGEEVE, encoded by the coding sequence ATGGCAACAGAAAAAAACAAAGCCCTAGATGCCAACGAGCTTTCGATTGAGGAAAGACTCAGAACGCTTTATGAGCTTCAGGTTGTAGATTCTGAAATTGACAAAATCATAACTCTTAGGGGGGAACTTCCTCTTGAAGTTCAAGACCTCGAAGACGAAATTGAAGGTTTAGATACGCGCGTACGAAATCTCGAAACCGAAATTCTGAACCTCGAAAGTCAGATTGCCAAAAAGAAATCAGACATTGAAATCTCGAAAGGGTTAATCGCAAAGTACGGCGAGCAGCAAGATAACGTTCGCAACAACCGCGAGTTCGAATCCCTAGCAAAGGAAATCGAGTTTCAAACACTCGAAATAGAGCTTGCCGACAAGCGTATTCGGGAGTTTACCATTCAGGTTAAAGAAAAGCGTCGCCTTATCGAAGACGCTAAGACGCACATGCAAGAGCGTGCCGTTGACCTGGAAAATAAGCGCCACGAGCTTGACGAAATCACCTCGGAAACCCAGAAGGAGGAGAACGACCTCCGCGATCGTTCGGAGCAGCTTCAGCAGCTTATCGAGCCCCGTTTGCTTTACGCCTACAAGCGTATCCGCTCGAACGCCCGCAACGGCTTGGCCGTGGCCACCGTAAAGCGTGATGCCTGCGGGGGGTGCTTTAACCGTATTCCACCACAGCGCCAGCTCGACATTAAGCTCAGCAAGAAGGTTATCGTTTGCGAGTACTGCGGGCGTATCTTGGTTGACACCTCGCTATCTGGCGAGGAGGTTGAATAG
- a CDS encoding Nif3-like dinuclear metal center hexameric protein, translated as MTVNDVARIVEQLAPLGYQENYDNSGLSVGSPSMEVSCILLCFDVTETVVDEAIALGANLIISHHPVIFSGLKSITGRSAVERIVLKAIQHNIALYAAHTNLDSVPGGINDKLCDILGLKKRQVLSPLKGQLVKVVTFVPHEQASTVREAMFAAGAGGIGRYDCCSFSSDGSGSFRASEGANPFVGEIGQLHVEPEARIEVVCPRIRINGVVAAMVEAHPYEEVAYDIIPLENDYPKVGLGMVGELEAPVDVSDFLEMVKEKLGCSVLRFSNPHKSHIKKVAVCGGSGASFASLAIAKGADALVTGDVKYHSFLDYQKTLLLVDAGHFETEQFAIGVFYDFIREKIANFAVYKTELVDNPVKYLYR; from the coding sequence ATGACAGTAAATGATGTTGCCCGAATTGTAGAGCAGCTGGCGCCTCTTGGCTACCAGGAGAACTACGACAACTCTGGATTGAGCGTTGGTTCTCCTTCTATGGAGGTTTCCTGCATCCTTCTTTGCTTCGATGTTACCGAAACGGTGGTGGATGAAGCCATAGCGTTAGGCGCTAATCTTATCATCTCGCATCATCCTGTTATCTTTTCGGGGTTGAAGAGCATTACTGGACGTAGCGCAGTTGAGCGCATCGTGCTCAAGGCAATCCAGCACAATATAGCGCTTTACGCAGCCCACACCAACCTCGACAGCGTTCCTGGGGGCATAAACGATAAGCTATGCGATATCTTGGGGCTTAAAAAGCGTCAGGTGCTTAGTCCGCTAAAGGGGCAGCTGGTAAAGGTGGTAACCTTTGTACCTCACGAGCAAGCGTCAACAGTTCGCGAGGCGATGTTTGCTGCTGGAGCCGGAGGTATTGGCCGCTACGATTGCTGCAGCTTCAGCTCCGATGGGAGCGGATCGTTTAGGGCATCCGAAGGGGCCAACCCTTTTGTTGGCGAGATAGGGCAGCTACACGTCGAACCTGAGGCTCGCATTGAGGTTGTCTGTCCTCGAATCCGTATAAATGGAGTTGTAGCAGCAATGGTTGAGGCTCATCCATACGAGGAGGTGGCGTACGACATCATCCCTCTTGAAAATGACTACCCGAAAGTTGGCTTAGGAATGGTTGGCGAGCTAGAAGCGCCCGTTGACGTCTCTGATTTCCTCGAAATGGTTAAGGAAAAGCTTGGTTGCTCGGTGCTGCGCTTCTCGAATCCCCATAAATCTCACATCAAAAAGGTGGCAGTGTGCGGTGGTAGCGGTGCCTCATTCGCCAGCTTAGCCATCGCCAAAGGAGCCGATGCACTGGTGACTGGCGATGTGAAATACCATAGCTTTCTCGACTACCAGAAAACGCTTTTGCTAGTCGATGCCGGTCATTTTGAAACAGAGCAATTTGCTATTGGTGTTTTTTATGACTTTATTCGAGAAAAAATAGCTAATTTCGCGGTTTACAAGACCGAACTAGTTGATAACCCAGTAAAATACTTATATCGCTGA
- a CDS encoding MerR family transcriptional regulator yields MPYKEKKVEKLFYSIGEVSEMLGVNPSLIRFWEKNFTIIKPQKNKKGNRLFTVKDIETLKLIYHLVKEKGMTLEGAQKRLKDNKEGEDRSFEVIDRLTKIKEMLLDVSSRLP; encoded by the coding sequence ATGCCTTACAAGGAAAAAAAAGTTGAAAAGTTGTTCTACAGCATCGGAGAGGTATCCGAGATGCTGGGAGTTAACCCTTCGCTTATCCGTTTCTGGGAGAAGAATTTCACCATTATTAAACCTCAGAAAAACAAGAAGGGGAATAGGCTATTTACCGTAAAGGATATAGAAACCCTAAAGCTCATCTACCATCTGGTAAAGGAAAAGGGGATGACCCTCGAAGGGGCTCAAAAACGGCTAAAGGATAACAAGGAAGGCGAGGATCGCAGCTTCGAGGTAATCGATCGCCTTACAAAAATCAAGGAAATGCTGCTCGATGTTAGCAGCAGGCTTCCCTAA
- a CDS encoding M23 family metallopeptidase has protein sequence MSKHKYLFNPESLNYQKVGTTLKKRIVRAAVILVTAAVISTIYYTVYSFFFDTPVEKKLKHENKLLSKQYRELDKRFDKLQRVLGDLQTRDQNIYRVIFEAEPYKDSVFLAGGNYALRIEEIEGKDNNELIEQSQATLASVNAKQVPIDLALLKRVEAISHAKSDAIRFIPSIIPLEQKDIRQLAAPMGIRIHPFYKTLKPHDGVDFASPAGSPVLAAADGVVAKTDSRRSSGNSILINHTNGYSTFYAHLGKIGVRNGQRIKKGMVIGTVGSSGMSVAPHLHYEVLKNNRPVNPVHFFFADISPTDYHKLIQKVSQSGQSLD, from the coding sequence ATGAGCAAGCACAAGTACCTATTCAACCCCGAGTCGTTGAACTACCAAAAGGTGGGGACAACGCTAAAGAAGCGGATTGTTCGTGCTGCTGTAATTCTTGTCACGGCAGCCGTTATTTCGACCATCTACTATACGGTATACTCGTTCTTTTTCGATACGCCTGTCGAGAAGAAGCTAAAGCACGAAAATAAGCTGCTCAGCAAGCAGTACCGCGAGCTCGACAAGCGCTTCGATAAGTTGCAAAGAGTGCTGGGCGACTTGCAAACTCGCGACCAAAACATCTACCGGGTTATTTTTGAAGCCGAGCCCTACAAGGACAGCGTCTTTTTGGCAGGAGGAAACTATGCCCTAAGGATAGAGGAAATAGAGGGTAAGGACAATAACGAGCTAATCGAGCAAAGTCAAGCCACGTTAGCGTCGGTAAATGCAAAACAGGTACCTATTGATCTGGCGCTATTAAAGCGCGTAGAGGCAATCTCGCATGCCAAATCCGACGCTATTCGGTTTATTCCCTCGATAATTCCTCTTGAGCAAAAGGATATACGGCAGCTAGCAGCACCAATGGGAATTCGCATACACCCCTTCTACAAAACGCTAAAGCCTCACGATGGTGTCGATTTTGCATCGCCTGCAGGATCGCCAGTTTTGGCAGCTGCTGATGGGGTTGTTGCTAAAACCGACAGCCGACGTTCTAGTGGGAACTCAATACTGATCAACCACACCAACGGGTATAGCACCTTCTATGCCCATCTTGGAAAAATCGGAGTTCGAAATGGACAACGCATAAAGAAAGGGATGGTAATTGGCACGGTTGGCAGCTCTGGAATGAGCGTTGCACCTCATCTTCACTACGAAGTTTTAAAAAATAATCGTCCAGTTAATCCAGTGCATTTCTTTTTTGCCGATATTAGTCCAACCGATTACCACAAGCTTATCCAAAAGGTAAGTCAGAGTGGGCAAAGTTTAGACTAA